The DNA window TGATAAATAACTAGGTCTTTGATGCTCTCAGGTCTGCACAGGAGGGAAAAACAAAAGATTtgtcacaaacaaacaaacagaaaagccttAGATTTTCCATTCATGGTTTCACACTGAAttccaggaagaaaaaaatgtgaaataaaaaatagagaaTTCCAGCAACAAAAGTGTGAAGCAGTGCAATGGAGATTCATCTATCATTCAGTAGCCAAGAGGAGGCTGCCTGTCATGATACCTGCAACCTAAAGAGATCTGAAAGCTATgaaagaaaaacattaaaaaaaattctttgtgGGAAGAAAACCAGAAATCTTCCCCCACTTTTTCACATACCTACATCAAAGATGGGATACCTTCATCCTATGTATTGGCAGAGCCAGCCCTATCTAGTAGTTCAAAAGCAATAGCTTGAACAGCTACTTAGAGCCAAAGTACTGCAAACCAGAGCCTGGAAATgcactttttggactacatcccCCAGTATTCCTTAGCCAACATGGCCTGGAGTCAACATTTCCTTCCCAGCTACTTACTGATAATGAGTCCTGCCTGCTTGCTCAATGAACTTCAGCGGAGCCAACTCCTGGCTGAAGACCGCTGCCTTGTCCTCTCTGGGTAGGGTCGTCTTCCAGGTTCAGGATGCAGAAACTGATAGTCTTCTGCCAGGGCCACAGCCTCGTCTCCATTTTCTGGGTGGCGTTCCCGAACCCAGCGCTGGACATCCTCAGGGAGGAGGCTCAGGAATTGCTCAAGGACCAGCTGCTCCACAATCTCTTCCTTGCTGCGggcctctggcttcagccactggaacAAGAGCTCCTGGAGTCGCTCATAAGCCACTTGTGGCCCTTCAGTCTCTTTGTATGCAAATCCCCGGAAGCGTTTACGCTGATTTTCAGAGCCCATGTTGGGGAGACAAGGAACAGCTTGCTCCACTTTGGCACATCCTCCACTTTGGCTGCTGTGAGCCTGATGAGCTTCCCCAAAGAGATCTGGCAAGAGCATACCCCTTCTTGACTCCCTAGCATCTTGACAGACGTCAGGCATTTCCTTAAAGATGTCACCATCATCCTCCATCATCCGCTttgctcctttcccttctcccactGGCGGCACCGGAACTGGTGCTGCTGCCTTTGCAGGAGGAGGCACCTGGGAGGGATCAGTCTTTGGTTCCTCTTCTTGTTTAACCTGCAAGCTTGTGGCCAGACACTGAGCTGGAGGCTGGGGTGGCATCTCTGAATGGTCAGCTCCTGAACATTCACCCACTGCCTCAGGCTCATCTCTAGCCAAGTCCTGATGCTCAGCCACAATGCTGCTACCTGCATCCCGTTCCTCCACAGGATCAGAGCAAGAGGCATTCAGGCCCTGCTCTTGCACCTTGGTTGCCATTCTTCACAACAATAGTGTTTTTCAACCCTTCAGTTACAATGGAAATATGGGGAACAGAGGCCCCAAACAGATCCTGAGGTTTCTTGCTTCTGAAAAAACTCTGCAGATATGGGAGGAGAAGAGGGAAGCTTTGAAAGATAGACCATTCAACATTCAAGATTGAgaaaagcttatttatttatttactatatttatatactacttttctcacccctggggggactcaaagtggtttccaagACAATCATTGCAAAATTTAATGCCAACATACATGTAAAAACCAGAGTACTGATCAACAATAACaaataactataaattaaaactattaaaaccatattaaaccataaaacatatgcaacatttagacattaagaCACAGAATTAAGGCatattaatataaacattaaaatcacagaaAGTTAATTTTTAAGATGATAAATCCCACAATCCACCAGACAGCATAACATTCTAAGGTATGTTTAAGCCCTCAGTAAATTGTGTAATTTTAGG is part of the Anolis carolinensis isolate JA03-04 unplaced genomic scaffold, rAnoCar3.1.pri scaffold_10, whole genome shotgun sequence genome and encodes:
- the LOC100552488 gene encoding uncharacterized protein LOC100552488, which gives rise to MATKVQEQGLNASCSDPVEERDAGSSIVAEHQDLARDEPEAVGECSGADHSEMPPQPPAQCLATSLQVKQEEEPKTDPSQVPPPAKAAAPVPVPPVGEGKGAKRMMEDDGDIFKEMPDVCQDARESRRGMLLPDLFGEAHQAHSSQSGGCAKVEQAVPCLPNMGSENQRKRFRGFAYKETEGPQVAYERLQELLFQWLKPEARSKEEIVEQLVLEQFLSLLPEDVQRWVRERHPENGDEAVALAEDYQFLHPEPGRRPYPERTRQRSSARSWLR